The following nucleotide sequence is from Desulfatirhabdium butyrativorans DSM 18734.
TCTACTATCTTGACAAACGATGGGAAAAACAGCATCTTCACCATCCGCCGCAGAAAGAGCCTGCTGCGGAACAGGCATAGGACAGCGCCTGAACGGAAAGCCCCTATTCGGAACAGCGCGTCGCCTGCGGGCAGACAAGTTCCCGCTGCATCGCAAAACAGCCTGCCCTCCGGCTCAGGTTGTACCCAAAACGGGTTTTCCGTTCAGGCGTCAGGATCGGGGGCAATGGACGGAGCAAGAGCGTTGATCCATGGAAAAAGGAGCGCGGAATTGGAGCCAGAAGAAATCTTTTCTCTAACGGAAACGGATCCGTATGGATACGTCAATGCATATCGGGCGGAAACCGGAAGGCCCGTCGTCGGGTATAGCTGCTCCTATGCGCCGGTGGAAATCATTCATGCGGCCGGAGCGCTGCCGTTTCGAATCCCCATGCGCTCCGGCAGTGGCTCTAATGATGCCGAACGCCATCTCCAGCCCTATTGCTGCAGTTTTGCCAAAGGGATTCTGGATGACGCCCTCTGCGGCCGGCTCGATTTTCTGGATGCCATGGTCTTTCCGCATACCTGCGACACGATGCAGCGGCTATCGGACATCTGGCGGGTAAACGGATTGCCGGGAAAGCATTTCGATATCGATCTGCCTGCCGTTCTGAACACGCCCGAAGCCCGTTCCTATGCAGAACGGATTTTCCATTCCTTTGCGCATGCTCTTTTCGGTTACTTTGGGTGCGAATACGACGAGAATCGTCTCCGGGAGAGCGTTGATCGCTACAATCGGATCAAGGAAGCGTTGCGATCTCTCGTGAAACGGCGGAACAACGGCGAAATTGATGCGTCCGGATCGGAGATCGCCGCCATCCTGAAGGCATCCTCGATGATGGATCCGGACGTTTTTCTGAACCATCTCGATGTCTGGATGCATCGCCGGCAGCAGCCATCGCACGAACGGCGCAAACCGCAGGCAAAGCCCGTTCTGCTCTCCGGCAGCCAGTGTGCCTTCCCGGAGCTTTATCACATCATCGAGGATGCAGGCGCGCTCATCGTTGCAGACGATTCGTGCACCGGCATGC
It contains:
- a CDS encoding 2-hydroxyacyl-CoA dehydratase subunit D, whose protein sequence is MEPEEIFSLTETDPYGYVNAYRAETGRPVVGYSCSYAPVEIIHAAGALPFRIPMRSGSGSNDAERHLQPYCCSFAKGILDDALCGRLDFLDAMVFPHTCDTMQRLSDIWRVNGLPGKHFDIDLPAVLNTPEARSYAERIFHSFAHALFGYFGCEYDENRLRESVDRYNRIKEALRSLVKRRNNGEIDASGSEIAAILKASSMMDPDVFLNHLDVWMHRRQQPSHERRKPQAKPVLLSGSQCAFPELYHIIEDAGALIVADDSCTGMRNTGGAIDMAEEMIPAISRWYLERVPCPAKHRGLADRGEHLIQLAQEHGAAGVIFVHLKFCDPHGFDYPDIKSKLDERGIASLRIEVDEGTIGEGQIQTRIQAFMETLAASEGRP